TAACGCGTACTCCATGTCCTCTCTACGGAGGAATTCCACCACGCCCTCGCCATCCCGCTGCACATCTGCAAAACAAACGTCGCCCGCCTCGCGCATGTGGTCCTTCAGATCCTGCCAGCTTCCAGTTGGTGGCAAGCCTGGAAAATATCGATGCGTGGTCAGAACCGCGTGGCAGGAACGTTTTGCATGTTGTCTTTAAACAGCAAACTCCACCTTTTATCATACATCCTTAAATAGCACCATTCAGACGATCGGACCAAGTTAAGATGGAGGTTTAGCAAAGTGAAATTTACAGAGGATGCAAACCAAGTAGATTAAATTAAATCACATGAAGAGGTTTTAAATCTGGACTCTTGCTCTCTTGAGCTGCAAGTTTACCATAAAATGCACATTTCAGACCTTGTTCAGACTATTAGCGCCGATCTGACGTTCGGACGATATCGctgacattaaaaatgaatgagtgatataaaatgagaaaatgacacCTACCGGTCACTGGAGATGCTGGAATATGCAGCACACACGCGTTTTAGATTACCGTGCTGCGAGTCACGACTTGACCTGATCCACTTAATCGATTCGAGCTCCAGATCAACAGAAGTGAAACATATCTGGCTACGACTCATGATGTCCATTCTACCAGTCCCATTGTCCTCCAGTCCACCGCGAGAGAAAAAAATCTGCCTATGTTTCCAGGTGTTCTCTACTTGTCCCCTTTTCCTCCAGTCCACCATGAGAGAAAGAAATACATCTGCCTGACTTACGAAGCCTTCTTCTAGTCCTCCTTGTCCTTTAGTCCGCCTTGAGAGAGAACAACATCTGCCTACGACACATCCACCAATTCACCATAGCTGCGTTTCAACCAATAGCAAGTATTTTTTTAGCTCCTCGGAATGTCTTTTCCAGAAACTTAGATTCCTGTGGCCCATAGTTGTCTGCATTTCCATCCTTGCCTAAGGTCCCAGGAAGATTATGATTGTTGAGATTAGAGTTAGAATACGCggggggaggggatggggggatTGATCACTATTGGATTGCCAGTCTTGAAGAACAACCCGGCTAGCTCACCGCTGCAGACTTAAACACGCTTAGAGCATTCACACTATCAATAATCGGCACTGCAAAGCATTCCAAACTTCCTTGGGAGCAAAAAAAACTTCCCAGAGCTACATTTACACAACAGTGGTCAAAAAGAAGAGATCCTCCAAAGGCTCCTGGTGAAAGTTCCTGTCGTGGGAAAGCAGCCCATGACACATCTACCTATGACTCACGGTGTCCTCTACTTGTTCCTTGTACTCCAATCCGCCATGAGAGTTATATACATGTCTTGTATTTGTCCCCTTGTCCGCCAATCCGCCTTAAGAGAAAGAGACCGACTCCTGGCTACTGAGACTATTACTCTAATGTCCAACATCCTACCATTCCATTTGACCTCCAGGTTGATGAGAAAGGGATAGAATATGATAACCGATTATGACTCATGACGTCCACCTACCAGAAACTATGACCCGGAAATCAGACCTTCGAGTTGGGGGTCCAAACCTTCCTctaggtcctcctcctcctcctcctccaccacctcctcctcctcctcctcccattccaCCAAATTTAGCACCAGTGGATCGAGGATACTCCACACGGAGTTTGGAGTCTCCATAAACATATCCATTCCTTCCATAGACGGCATCATCCGCATCCCTACGAGAAGAGAGCAAAGAACTCCTTACCACAGAACGCGTGTCTCTCGTGGTTATATGCCTGGAAATGACGTCTTCATCCATTTCCTGCAGTCAGCCACTGGAGAGGTTATTATACCACTACACCTTAAGGTATCCAACAAGGAGTAAAGTGAATCGATGTGCCAGAGATCATTCCTAAAACTCACCGTGGGTCTTCAAACCGGATGAACGCAAAGGGTATAGTTCCTCTATTGTTCTTCAGTTCAATTTCACGGATTTTTCCATATTTGTAGAAGAGATCTTCAATGTCTCTCTCCTGGACATCCATGGGAAGGTTTCCGACATAGATACGTCCGTCTGACATGGTGGTTAAGCACGTGATGCTGCTGACACAGAATGGAGGGGACCTGCAGGCTTTAGGATCACTTCTTGCTTTCAACAATCGTTTCTGGAGTTCTCTTTATCATTATCGTCCCAATCCAAAACTTAGTCCAATTGCCTCcatttagaagaaaaaaaagagcaataaCCCTTGCACGGAGCCATGAAAGTAGTAAAGGATGACATTAAAAACGCGGTACAGGCCTTTAGATCCAAGCCTGAAAGCTTAAAAACACAGGATAATTCATGTTCAACAACCAGGACAAATACATtgttaaacattaaacaacagTTAGTTCCATTTTGATTGGAAAAGGGACATTCCACGAGTACTGATATAGAGTATAACAATACCGCTTTGCTGTACAGGTAGTCTGACAGCTGTTAATTCACTGTCAACAGCCTGTAATTCCCCCAGTTGTTGACCTATTTGTGCTGGCGGAGGCAAGTAAATGGTGTGAGTATCTACGACCGAATCACACCTGTGCTGATATTATAGAGCACATCCGCCCTGTATTATTGCTTTATTATCGCAACACTGCTAAATGCTTACAccagtgtgtgtaaataaaatacaacaaaatgaATGTACGTGTGTAGACTATTACAATTTAAATACTTCAGGTATAGTCCAAGGTTATTAATCGGAAACAGACAAACCTTTAAAATGTAGGACGGATCCACCTATCAGCGACACGCTGGAATTGAGGGCAATGTTGTCAATTTCCCCCAACTTACTTTGAAAAAACAAGGATTTCTACAGTATGAAAATGTCTCCCCTTATAAAATAGAACAGCTGGgcccataaaaataaaattttaataaaTTACGCTAGGATGCGCATAACAGTGACTATGAATgaatcaaataaagaaaatgaacagaaaacTGCCGAAAAAAGTGGTGTCTTTTAATTAAACCTCAACAGCAACGAATAACTGCATGGTAATGCATCTTTAATAAAACTGTATGCAGGTGGCGCTGATCCATCAAAATTAGCATTTCAACGCCTTGCCTGATCTCgactagcctagcctagcctagcatgGGGCCTAGTCGAGCTAGGCAACTGAGGGACTTTTTGTCCAAAGAAGCGTGGGTAAATATTTGGTAATGCAAGCGTAAAATGCAGCAGGTAACATTTCTGACTTCTTTTTCAACATATATCATGCAGCGAAAGTGATAGATTGCGATAAGAGACAAGTCTCTTTGTTAAGGACGGTTGTGGGCTAGCAAGGTTTCGTTATAATGTCAAAATACACattcaaatatgaaaaaaaaacttgcatGGCTAACATCAGCAACATTTACAGCAGAGCGCACATAATATTTAAACATGCAGTTACCTTTCCAACGAATAGACAAAGCCTTCTTTCGCAAAACAATTCTACCGGTATTTGAAAAAGCACAGCCCCAGCGTGATCAGGTAAGGTGAACGAGGAGCAGTGTCTTCCTCTACGTTTGCATTTCCGGTAAGTAACGGATGTGTTTGTACGCATCTGCCCCCTACCGGCGACTAAGGGGACTTACGTTTATTTGGGAAAGATGTTTATTGCGGATAAACAgagtaaaaaagaagaaagtatTTTGTTTAGGGTTGAGATATTACTTTCTCTTCCCACTTTGCCGTCTCCCCACAGTTTTATGACTCCCTTATCGAGGTGAGGTGACGAGCGGCCAGAGACAAATAATAAGATGAATAAAAAACCTCAACGAAAATCGTGTGTGAATTGCTTTACAAAGTATAGTTACTCATGCAACGCTAAATACACATCAAAACTGGCCACAGCAAACTTTCATGATGTAGAAAACATAAATGTGATAATGTGTGCGGCACAGGCATTTGTCATCTACATGAGTGTAATTtgtcaaaagaaagaaatgagtAAGCTTTAACTGGTGTAATCATCTCAGTCAGCTGGTGGGATAACCAGAGGAGTGCTTTGAGTCAAAAGCTATTTTGCTTATGAGTCATTAGCTATTAAGTACAGCTCCACCAACATAAAGTCAAAACAAAAAGTAAAAAGTCGAACGAGTGATTTCCCCTCCATCTCATCAAGGTCATTGTGAACTTACACATTTAACATTCTGGCATTTCAGCCGTTTCTGGAGAAAATGCCGTCCACCCGTTTACATGATGCACCTCAACCCATTGTGATGTATCACCTGGACGATGATTTAAAATCTAGAAAAGGTGCAATATTTTAAGGATTGACTTCATTAATGGGGTAATGCGCCATTAATGTCTATATCCTGATGGTGCATTCAAGTGCGCCTGAGCCCCAGACTTTCAGATTGCGCTCTTGATGGATGTTGGAGAAAACCAGTCTGACATCCAAACACGAATGCGTCTCCGGGGCTCGTGATGCCCGGGCGGTATTGTGTAACGCGCGCAGCCAcggccccgcccccaccgcGTGGTTGTTTTCCGTGTCCTCGCGCCGCTCGCATTACGCAGCATCCACGCGGCAGGAAGAGTCGCCTTTGCTGTTCATTTACCCGCTTTAAGGAAGAGTCAACATGTCCTACGCGAAACTAGTCTCCGCTCTTGCGAGGGCCAACTCGACTAATGTCAACAAAATGCTCGTTTCGCCTGGAAGATACCGGTCGACGGTCGCATCCGCCAAAAGCCAGGAAGAGCGAAGCCAGCTGGAGGGCTGCGCCGTGGTGGAAGCGGAGCCGGTGGAACTCATCAGCCACACCGAAGCTCCGCCAAAGGCGCGCAGGAGTCACGTCAAAGTGGACTTCGACAACACGCAAGAAGCCTACAAGAGCAAAGGGAACATTGAGCTGCTCCGGAGCCTGCTGGTCTTCAGGCTGTGCGCAATCGATGTCCTGGTTGAGAAGAACAAGGAGGTGAGATCAAAAGTTGTTGCCTATGTTATAACAGTTTGACTTATCTTACTGTATTATTGGCTTTCAGCTGATGGAGCTCACGAAGAAGCTGTTTGGTCAGAGGATATTcgagaagatgatgaagatgacctTCTACGGTCAGTTTGTGGCCGGGGAAGACCACAACGCCATCAAACCTCTGATCCGGAAGAACCGGGCCTTTGGCGTGGGGGCCGTTTTGGACtacagtgtggaggaggatctgaCACAAGAGGAGGCTGAGAAGAAAGAAATGGAGTAAGCAGAAATGTGTCGGGCATGTAAAGTTCGTTCGTTTCATTTAAGGTGAAGGTTGAAGTCGttgaaggaaaaagagaagtTTGACATTCATTTGGATCCTGATAATTACATGGTAACAGACCGAGCAGAGtacattcttttttaaaagctcaCCGGTCAGGTTACAACAAGAATCTAGTAATCTGATCTAAAATCTAATTAGCCTCATTCTTCCCTTTCAGCAGATAATTCagtcttatttttttacatctgtGCGCGCTGTTGGTTAACAACAGATATCCTTCCGTAGCACCGTAAATTGACGTGATTTCTTATCACTTTACTGCAGCTACTATTTCCTACTGTTTGTTCTCTCAGTATCGTAACTGTAATGAATTACCACGAGTCTTTAATCCACCGGCAGGAGGTAAACCGAGCCGTCCCTTCTTGGACAGTCAGGACAGACCCCTCTCTTTTGATTGGCTGAGCAGGCGCTACTCCTTTTCTTGTAGGCTGGTGATTGGTCCAGGCAGGAGGCCTTTTTTTAGATTCATGTTCCAGATACACACACTGGCAAACAGGTTATGTAATGTTTGAAGTGGGACCAGGTTTCTcatatgtatgtatttatgcatTAATGGTTAATATTAATGGTTAATATAATCACAGACCGGGGAACGAAGTCTACCATATGATGTACAACTCGCTCATATTTCAATCAAAGTGAACTAAATGCtgatttgtttggaatttaaacACACGTTGACACGCTCTGCTCCGCTCTGACGaccccctccctcttttctttcagcTCCTGCGTTTctgaagcagagagggagagcccAGGTTTGTGCACTTGCCCCTTCACAATAAAATACGGGTTAAAATGCACTTTTAAGATGCATCATGAGACGGGGCTAAGCTGTCACATCTACAGCCTCAATGACATCAACCGCTAATTCCCCCCAGATGCTGATCAGCGCGAGAAAAAGTACAAGGCCCACCGTCAGTTCGGGGACCGGCGGGGGGGTGTCATCAGCGCTCGTACCTACTTTTACGCTGACGAGGCCAAATGTGATACCCAGATGGAGACGTTTCTAAACTGCATTAAGGCCTCTGGTGAGAGCGGAGAGGCGCACGCTGTCGTGTTTTTGCCGCTTTAGTGGGTAAGCAAACAGCAAAGGGACTGAGGGTGTTTCACCTCGTTCTCAGGGGGGGCCTCGGCAGACGGATTTTCAGCCATCAAGATGACAGCCCTCGGGCGGCCGCAGTTCCTCGTGAGTTTTCGACCGCGCACCGTGTATCTTTGTCCACGTGAATCAGTCGTAGTGCAGACGGTGAATTCTTGTGTTTGCGCAGCTCCAGTTTTCGGAAGTCCTGGTGAAATGGCGCCGCTTCTTCAACTTCCTGGCAGCACAGCAGGGGAAGTCTGAGATGATGCTGCTGGAACAGAAACTGGAACTGGATGAGCTCAAGGTGCGTTTCGCCTCCAGTCATTCCAACAAGTTCTCACTCGTTCCTCCACCACATGGCACAGTGAAATGTTCACCTTTTCAGAGAAGGTCCACTTGTTAAGTTTGTAATTGTCTCATTGAATCTTTTAGGAAAGTTTGGCTAAAATGGGTTTGGGTGCCAAGGATGACATCGGAAACTGGTTCTCAGGAGAGAAGTTGGGCTTATCAGGGTGAGGCAGGAAAAAGGGAGATTTGATTGTGAATCAAAATGGTCTGTAAAGAAATTTCAGCTTCCGGCAAAGTTACTGAACATGTCATGTTGTCCAGAGCCATCGACCTGCTGGACTGGAACAGTCTAATAAATAATACCACAAAGATCTCCAACCTGCTCATGGTGCCAAACCTGAAGGTGAGTCATAAACCAGTATCGCCAGAATCTGCCAACTGGGTCGAGCGCTCTCTACTGGGAAACTGGGGCCACTTAAAACACAAGAACACACCACTAAATCTGAAAATCTGCCCAACTCCAGACTCTGACCGCACTTTTTTAAAGATGTTCCCAGAAGTGAGACAGTATTTgctgcccctcctcctcactgtgTCGATGGTTATAAGCTGTAAATCCTACCGTTATATTGAATTAACCGTCCGTGTTGCAACACTAGTCAATTAGCTGAAAAGGATCTTGGAATGCCAGACATATTTACTCAAGGTCAAGCACAGATCCATGTGCGtctgctgtttttatctgtttatcAAGTCCAACACTGACACAGATAGAGTTAttttgccaaagaaaacaaatgcTGGATGATGAGATGATTGTGTTGGCTGGCAGACGGGTCAGCTGGAGCCTTTGCTGAAGACGTtcacagcagaagaggagagcCAGATGAAGAGGATGCTGCAGAGAGTGGACATTCTGGCCAACGTAAGCATCCAAGCCATTATGTTGAACGGTAACTCCACCCACCTGTGTTTGCCGGAGCCTCAACCTCTGCCTTGTGTAATCAAGCACGCCGTGGAGCATGGCGTCAGGCTGATGGTCGATGCCGAGCAGACGTACTTCCAGCCCGCCATCAGCCGGCTGACCTTGGAAATGCAGAGGAAGTTCAACCGAGAGAAGCCGATCATATTCAACACCTACCAGTGTTACCTAAAGGTGACGCCGCACCCTCCTGGCAGCGAATAACCACAACTATTTCCTGCTACTCTCCTCTAACTTGATGTTTTTTAGGAAGCCTATGACAATGTAACTATGGACATCGAGTTGTCACGACGTGAGGGCTGGTATTTTGGTGCCAAACTGGTTCGCGGGGCCTACATGTaccaggagagggacagggccAAAGAGATCGGCTACGAGGACCCCATAAATCCAGACTATGAGGCCACAAACAGGATGTATCACAAGTAAGTGTTGGCTTAGGAGCGAGAGTCCTGTTCAGTCCTGTTGGGCCGCTCTTAGAATGAATCCACATCTTCACCCAGGTGTTTGGAGTACGTGCTGGAGGAGATCGACAACAGCAGGAAAGCAAACGTAATGGTTGCAAGTCACAATGAAGACACGGTGAAGTTCACCCTGGAGAAGTAAGTTCATGTAAAAAATGTGCGGGTTTATGCAGCAACAAACCGGAAAGCCGTAAGCTTTGATCTCTTTCCTGTAGGCTGGTTTAAATCGCATTGGGAAATGAACTAAACACGTGCTCCGCTCAAAGGGGTTGTACAACGTGGTATCGCCACAGGGAACACGACAAGCTGGGCTTCGTTATGTAACCACCTTCagcatgtctctctctctctctctgcaccaGGATGAATGAAATGGGCCTTTCACCCACCGAGAATAAGGTTTACTTTGGACAGCTGCTGGGAATGTGTGACCAGATCAGCTTCCCGCTAGGTATGCTAACGCTACACAGCCGCTATCGCTGACTCTTGCGTCACATCATCATGTGAAGTTCCTGACCGCGTCATGTTTTCGACGCGGCCTCTGACCTTTCATGTTCTATACAATCTAAAGATATCCCGACAGTAAACAACCCCATTAGTGTTACTAATGAAATATGGAAGACACACTTATCGATCTGCCTCGGCACAGTTGACCACTATTGATCGGAaaggaaataattaaaaataaggCTTTGAAAGTATTGAGTAGAAACCTTAGTACATTCTGTCCACACCAACAATCGATCTGCTCAAACCTTTTATCTCAAGGTTATTCTCTGTGTCTGTTGGAAACAGGTCAGGCAGGGTTTCCAGTGTACAAATATGTTCCCTACGGACCCGTGAATGAGGTCATCCCCTATCTGTCCCGCCGGGCCCAGGAGAACCGCGGCTTCATGAAGGGCTCTCAGAGAGAGCGCAGCCTGCTGTGGAGGGAGCTGAAACGCAGGCTGCTGAGCGGTCAGGTTGTCTACAGGCCTTCCTACTGAGTTCAGACGTCCCACATTCTAAATGTGGCGCATGCATTCCGTGCAGTGCGCATTTATCTGTTGTGCCTTAAtgcaccagctgctgctctccttccTGGGACTGCCAGACTTGTTTTTAAGACATATTTTTATAGTTTCTGTAAATATGTGGGTTTGGTTTGTAATGATATAAGTGTTTGGAACAGTGcctttaataataaatgtatttaacagAGGTTTGTAAGCCATTCTAATCAGCAGAGACCTGAACGGAATGTTCGTTGGACTTGACTGATTGATGTACTGCAGTTTTCAGCGCTCTGGCTCACAGCCGCTCTTCTGAGAAGCACCGTCAGCTGACATGTGTCAGGATACCGGCGCTGGTCAGCACAAACATGAACGCTCTTCTATTTGTGGTCCTCCTCGTGCTGTCATGGTCCTCATTTGACACTCCAACAGGTTCGGTTGTCCCACCAGCTGTGAACTCTTTCAgtagttttctttttgtttcggGGGGGGGAAACATGTACGTGAAATATCTGCGTCCTTATGGCCCACCTTAGCGTCACAATCTGCTGATCTGAAGAGCACGTTGATGCTGCTCGCCTGATTTATGAACCGCTGTGAGGCGTTAACGCAGAAAGGTGGCGCCACGTGTTCACTCTTCCCTCGTGTTCTAGGAACAGACCACAGTTCCTGCGGCGTGTTTCTGGGAACACCCAGAGGACAGGAGTCTGATGGTCGCTTTAAGCCATGTTGGAGTAGTTTTGTGGGTTGGATGAGATGTTTAATGAATTAACTTATAGCCTTTTTATCACTGCCTCTTATGTGCACAGGCTGCCTGTACTGGAAGGGAGATATTTACTGGAAATGGACTTTTTGCTAAGAGATCCAGGATTTTCTCTTCATGTGTTGAATGAATTTGATTCATCTTGTAACACTGGCacttttgttgggttttttaatTTTAGAGTATGATCTTTGCTTGTTTTCTGTATCTCTGCTGTCTTATCCTCAGTTGTTGGAACACGTGTAAATTATTAACCAAGGCAATAAAGTTCAGGAGGTACATGAAAACTGCAGCTGTGTGATGGTGTGATGGCAGCTGGGGGACAGAACAATAGCCTTTGTATCCCTGACTGGGAGCTGTTTTTCCAGGCCCTCTCTGCACCTCAGGGTGTCGTTTCGTgataacacaacacaacaacaacgtCACCATGACAAGAACTTCATTGTCCGAGCTCTCATCAAAGATCATTCAAAAATCCAAAGATTCTCTCTCATATGAAGACCAACATCGATATTTACTCctcaaaataaaaaggaaagatgGTTTCCATTCATATTTCTGGAATATTATTTGTATTTAATAGAATTTACATCTAATTTGGAAAATATgatcattttccatttcttttctaTTCAACAAATTTGTGTTTATGCAAATCGGGATTTCTGAATTTGGAATGTTGTCCTGTAAGACAACTACATTCCGTTTGAGCCAAATAACGACTCTGAAAATTCTTACGTGTTGCGTTATGGGTGTTAACAACTGTGAAACTGCAGTGTGACACAGTGTGTGACACAATGTGTCAGTACAAATGATTTCATGTCCAAGATGGCACCGAATCGAAGATTTAACCCTACAAGTTAAGGCCCAACAGCTTCTAAACTGGCCCTCATTCAACCCAGGACCGGGTATATTAAACCTCATTAAAACTGGCCCTTCTCTGTagcccccccaaacacacacgtcagATGGGCACCTGCACTGAGAAGACACCTGTCCTCACCCAGCAGGTGGGTTCAGTGGTTTCAGTGGGGGTTATTTCTGCTTATTTCATTGTGTTGTTTCTTTATTCTGTCTATATTGTTGTTTAAGCAGAGATGGAACTGTGCTGAACTCAGCTGAGGATGTGGAAAAGAGCCAGTTTAGCttctcacaaaggataaaatcCATTTAAATGATGAGATAAAACAAAATCGAGGCGGCGGACCCCAATGTGCTACGATCGGTGGGCAGTTCAGAGGTCTGACCACGGACCTGGCACAGCGGTTGGGGGTCGGGCCAAAAGTCCAACTGTCCAAACTGATTTCAAACTGCACAGACCAGACGAGAACAAGCCCACGAGGGAGAAATACACGAGCCGGTATCGGGGTTCAGGCAGAGGCTGGGAGGGCagaaaacaaccagcgttccagagaggaagaaacTCCACTGTTCTGAGAGATTGGATGCCTGAACAGAGATGCTGACTCGGCGTAAAACTCTGAACTGGTTCTCCAACTTCTCTTAGGCTCGAGCAGTGGATGCGATCCGGTCGCACTGTCAACAAAGTCTTCCCCTAGACACCACCGGCTCCCACTGCAGGTAAATCAAACcccttttttgtattttccagcCTTACCTTGAATCTGAATCAGAAAGAGGAATTATAACGACCCCCAGGGTCAAAGGGCAGGTAATTAAGGTGCAACGTTGACCGTGTAACTGACCAATGCAGCATGTTTTATCACACTAAAGCGTCTTTTGAAGCAGTTTTAGAGCTCTTCTACATAAACACTGCCACGAATATCAGTTGCTCTTCTTCCATTTCTGCTGATTGTTGCACCATAAACGTGTTTATTGTGTAAATACGGGGGCCTTGTGTAGTTTACAACACGAAAACTGCAGCAAATGGAAACGTGGTGACATTTCCAGCTTGTGGTTCGGTCAGTTTACAGTTGAATTTATTCTCAGTTGCACGAGACGTGTGTTGTTCATCCGTGGTGCGTGTCGGATCTCCCTGGAGGTGTTTCTTCATGGAATGTGCTTTCCAGGTCTCGATTTGAAGGATGTTGGGAGTTCGAAGAAGAATCTGCTCGAGAGGCCTGATTCTCTGGTTCTTCATCGCCAACATCCTGCTGGTGCTCTACTACATCACAAACTCAGCACACCTGAGCATCAGGTGACCTTTCTATGAGTTTATTCAGCTCCACTGTCACAGCCAAAGCAGTGCCTTTTTAAATTCATGGAGTTTCCCTGACAGGCAGAAATAAGAGAGGAAAAATATCAGCAGCCTGGAGGCTTCTGCCGggtttttattctatttctctTTGCAGGACCTCTCCGGAAGCCACGTGTCCTCTCAGTTTGGCCAAATCCCAGCAGAATGAGACCGGGTTCTCTCAAAGCCAAGCTCCTGGGGAGGACAGGTGCTCCCCAAAGATCAACATCATGTTCGTCAAAACCCACAAAACAGCCAGCAGCACCGTCCTCAACGTCCTCTTCAGGTTCGGGGAGAAGCACAGGCTGAGGTTCGCCCTTCCAGACGGGCGCAACGACTTCTTCTACCCGTCGCCCTTCCAGAGCTCGTGGGTGAAGGACTACAGACCGGGGAAGTGCTTCAACATCGTCTGCAACCACATGCGCTTCGACCATCGGGAGGTGGCCAAGCTGCTGCCGCCGGACGCCGTGTACATCACCATCCTCCGTGACCCGGTGGCTCTCTTTGAGTCGTCCTTTCATTACTATCACAGCGCGGTTCCGTTCACGTGGAGGATCAAGGGAAAGAACAAGCTGGCGCAGTTTCTGGAGCATCCAGAGAGGTTCTACTATCCCAGAGCCATTAACTC
The sequence above is drawn from the Takifugu rubripes chromosome 6, fTakRub1.2, whole genome shotgun sequence genome and encodes:
- the prodha gene encoding proline dehydrogenase 1, mitochondrial isoform X2 translates to MSYAKLVSALARANSTNVNKMLVSPGRYRSTVASAKSQEERSQLEGCAVVEAEPVELISHTEAPPKARRSHVKVDFDNTQEAYKSKGNIELLRSLLVFRLCAIDVLVEKNKELMELTKKLFGQRIFEKMMKMTFYGQFVAGEDHNAIKPLIRKNRAFGVGAVLDYSVEEDLTQEEAEKKEMDSCVSEAERESPDADQREKKYKAHRQFGDRRGGVISARTYFYADEAKCDTQMETFLNCIKASGGASADGFSAIKMTALGRPQFLLQFSEVLVKWRRFFNFLAAQQGKSEMMLLEQKLELDELKESLAKMGLGAKDDIGNWFSGEKLGLSGAIDLLDWNSLINNTTKISNLLMVPNLKTGQLEPLLKTFTAEEESQMKRMLQRVDILANHAVEHGVRLMVDAEQTYFQPAISRLTLEMQRKFNREKPIIFNTYQCYLKEAYDNVTMDIELSRREGWYFGAKLVRGAYMYQERDRAKEIGYEDPINPDYEATNRMYHKCLEYVLEEIDNSRKANVMVASHNEDTVKFTLEKMNEMGLSPTENKVYFGQLLGMCDQISFPLGQAGFPVYKYVPYGPVNEVIPYLSRRAQENRGFMKGSQRERSLLWRELKRRLLSGQVVYRPSY
- the srsf9 gene encoding serine/arginine-rich splicing factor 9, with product MSDGRIYVGNLPMDVQERDIEDLFYKYGKIREIELKNNRGTIPFAFIRFEDPRDADDAVYGRNGYVYGDSKLRVEYPRSTGAKFGGMGGGGGGGGGGGGGGGPRGRFGPPTRRSDFRVIVSGLPPTGSWQDLKDHMREAGDVCFADVQRDGEGVVEFLRREDMEYALRRLDRTEFRSHQGETAFIRVFEERGTPNWGRSRSRSRSRGRYSPPFHNRRSPPPPPPPRYQSPPRHAMPRHSPPLRRPPPQSYSPPPRHYR
- the prodha gene encoding proline dehydrogenase 1, mitochondrial isoform X1; the encoded protein is MSYAKLVSALARANSTNVNKMLVSPGRYRSTVASAKSQEERSQLEGCAVVEAEPVELISHTEAPPKARRSHVKVDFDNTQEAYKSKGNIELLRSLLVFRLCAIDVLVEKNKELMELTKKLFGQRIFEKMMKMTFYGQFVAGEDHNAIKPLIRKNRAFGVGAVLDYSVEEDLTQEEAEKKEMDSCVSEAERESPDADQREKKYKAHRQFGDRRGGVISARTYFYADEAKCDTQMETFLNCIKASGGASADGFSAIKMTALGRPQFLLQFSEVLVKWRRFFNFLAAQQGKSEMMLLEQKLELDELKESLAKMGLGAKDDIGNWFSGEKLGLSGAIDLLDWNSLINNTTKISNLLMVPNLKTGQLEPLLKTFTAEEESQMKRMLQRVDILANHAVEHGVRLMVDAEQTYFQPAISRLTLEMQRKFNREKPIIFNTYQCYLKEAYDNVTMDIELSRREGWYFGAKLVRGAYMYQERDRAKEIGYEDPINPDYEATNRMYHKCLEYVLEEIDNSRKANVMVASHNEDTVKFTLEKMNEMGLSPTENKVYFGQLLGMCDQISFPLGQAGFPVYKYVPYGPVNEVIPYLSRRAQENRGFMKGSQRERSLLWRELKRRLLSGQVVYRPSY